The Xanthomonas sontii genome contains a region encoding:
- a CDS encoding carboxymuconolactone decarboxylase family protein, with amino-acid sequence MPFHRIDYTRHEPDAFRALLSASQQVHDGTLGSALTELVFLRVSQLNGCAYCIDMHATALRRAGTEPRKLDTLAAWRDSRFFDARERAALDWAEALTTLPAGAPPQAAYDALAAQFDPAGISALTMAVAVINAWNRLGVGLQPALP; translated from the coding sequence ATGCCTTTCCATCGCATCGACTACACCCGCCACGAACCCGACGCATTCCGCGCCCTGCTCAGCGCCAGCCAGCAGGTCCACGACGGCACGCTCGGCAGCGCCCTCACCGAACTGGTGTTCCTGCGCGTCTCCCAGCTCAACGGCTGCGCCTACTGCATCGACATGCATGCCACCGCCCTGCGCAGGGCGGGCACCGAACCGCGCAAGCTCGACACCCTCGCCGCCTGGCGCGACAGCCGCTTCTTCGACGCCCGCGAGCGCGCCGCGCTGGACTGGGCCGAAGCGCTGACCACGCTGCCTGCCGGCGCGCCGCCGCAGGCCGCCTACGACGCATTGGCAGCGCAGTTCGACCCGGCCGGGATCAGCGCGCTGACCATGGCCGTGGCGGTGATCAACGCCTGGAACCGGTTGGGCGTGGGACTGCAGCCGGCGCTGCCGTAA
- a CDS encoding RNA polymerase sigma-70 factor gives MTHDPTFESHRPRLFGLAYRLLGSRADAEDTVQDAWLRWQASDRSTIRDPEAWLVTTTTRLGLDRLRAARSARVHYVGPWLPEPLEIADDADPAERHDRAEQVSLAFLALLERLNPHERAAFLLKEAFDHDYAQIGRTLERSEAGCRQLVHRARERLGQGQARFAVTPERHRQLLDRFLHASQRGDRAAIVALLHADAQLRSDGGGKVTASLRPLHGAERIGRLYWAVARRSLGLQARIGTVNGEPAILRFLGPRLQSATLLVIAGERIAEVLTLMNPDKLPTPTARPAASRA, from the coding sequence ATGACCCACGATCCGACCTTCGAATCCCACCGCCCCCGGCTGTTCGGCCTGGCCTACCGCCTGCTCGGCAGCCGCGCCGACGCCGAGGACACCGTGCAGGACGCCTGGCTGCGCTGGCAGGCCAGCGACCGCAGCACAATCCGCGACCCCGAGGCCTGGCTGGTGACCACCACCACCCGGCTCGGCCTGGACCGCCTGCGCGCGGCGCGCAGCGCCCGCGTCCACTACGTCGGCCCGTGGCTGCCCGAGCCGCTGGAGATCGCCGACGACGCCGACCCGGCCGAGCGCCATGACCGCGCCGAGCAGGTGTCGCTGGCGTTCCTGGCATTGCTGGAGCGGCTGAACCCGCACGAGCGCGCGGCGTTCCTGCTTAAGGAGGCGTTCGACCACGACTACGCGCAGATCGGCCGCACCCTGGAGCGCAGCGAGGCCGGCTGCCGGCAACTGGTGCACCGGGCGCGCGAACGGCTCGGCCAGGGCCAGGCCCGCTTCGCGGTCACGCCCGAACGTCACCGCCAGTTGCTCGACCGCTTCCTGCACGCCTCGCAACGCGGCGACCGCGCCGCCATCGTCGCCTTGCTGCATGCCGACGCGCAGCTGCGCTCCGACGGCGGCGGCAAGGTCACCGCCAGCCTGCGCCCGCTGCACGGCGCCGAGCGCATCGGCCGGCTGTACTGGGCCGTGGCGCGGCGCAGCCTGGGCCTGCAGGCGCGGATCGGCACGGTCAACGGCGAACCGGCGATCCTGCGCTTCCTGGGGCCGCGGCTGCAGTCGGCGACGCTGCTGGTGATCGCCGGCGAGCGCATCGCCGAGGTGCTGACGCTGATGAACCCGGACAAGTTACCGACGCCGACGGCGCGACCTGCAGCCAGCCGCGCCTGA
- a CDS encoding fumarate hydratase — MTSIKQEDLIQSVADALQYISYYHPVDYIKNLSAAYEREQSPAAKDAIAQILINSRMCAEGHRPICQDTGIVTVFLEIGMNVRWDDATMGVEDMVNEGVRRAYNHPDNKLRASVLADPAGKRQNTKDNTPAVVNVKVVPGDTVDVIVAAKGGGSEAKSKFAMLNPSDSIVDWVLKTVPTMGAGWCPPGMLGIGIGGTAEKAMLLAKEALMEPIDIVDLQARGASNRAEELRLELYEKVNALGIGAQGLGGLTTVLDIKVKDYPTHAANLPVALIPNCAATRHAHFTLDGSGAVMLDPPSLEDWPTLTYNPTNARRVNLDTITREEVASFKPGETILLNGKLLTGRDAAHKRMIDMLNRGETLPVDFTNRFIYYVGPVDPVRDEVVGPAGPTTATRMDKFTRQMLEQTGLLGMVGKSERGDAAIAAIRDNKAVYLMAVGGSAYLVSKAIKASKVLAFEDLGMEAIYEFEVKDMPVTVAVDSSGESVHKTGPREWQARIGKIPVVVEA, encoded by the coding sequence GTGACCTCGATCAAGCAGGAAGACCTCATCCAGTCCGTCGCCGACGCGCTGCAGTACATCAGCTACTACCACCCGGTCGACTACATCAAGAATCTGTCCGCGGCCTACGAGCGCGAGCAGTCGCCGGCGGCCAAGGACGCCATCGCACAGATCCTGATCAATTCGCGCATGTGCGCCGAGGGCCACCGGCCGATCTGCCAGGACACCGGCATCGTCACCGTGTTCCTCGAGATCGGCATGAACGTGCGCTGGGACGACGCCACCATGGGCGTGGAAGACATGGTCAACGAGGGCGTGCGCCGCGCCTACAACCATCCGGACAACAAGCTGCGCGCCTCGGTGCTGGCCGATCCGGCCGGCAAGCGCCAGAACACCAAGGACAACACCCCGGCGGTGGTCAACGTGAAGGTGGTCCCCGGCGACACCGTCGACGTCATCGTCGCGGCCAAGGGCGGCGGCTCGGAGGCCAAGAGCAAGTTCGCCATGCTCAATCCGTCCGATTCCATCGTCGACTGGGTGCTCAAGACCGTGCCGACCATGGGCGCCGGCTGGTGCCCGCCGGGCATGCTCGGCATCGGCATCGGCGGCACCGCCGAGAAGGCGATGCTGCTGGCCAAGGAAGCGCTGATGGAGCCGATCGACATCGTCGACCTGCAGGCCCGCGGCGCGTCCAATCGTGCCGAGGAACTGCGCCTGGAGCTGTACGAGAAGGTCAACGCGCTGGGCATCGGCGCGCAGGGCCTGGGCGGCCTGACCACGGTGCTGGACATCAAGGTCAAGGACTACCCGACCCACGCCGCCAACCTGCCGGTGGCGCTGATCCCCAATTGCGCGGCCACCCGCCATGCGCACTTCACCCTGGACGGCAGCGGTGCGGTGATGCTGGATCCGCCCTCGCTGGAAGACTGGCCCACGCTGACCTACAACCCGACCAACGCGCGCCGGGTGAACCTGGACACCATCACCCGCGAGGAAGTGGCCAGCTTCAAGCCGGGCGAGACGATCCTGCTCAACGGCAAGCTGCTGACCGGCCGCGACGCCGCGCACAAGCGCATGATCGACATGCTCAACCGCGGCGAGACGCTGCCGGTGGACTTCACTAACCGCTTCATCTACTACGTCGGCCCGGTCGATCCGGTGCGCGACGAAGTGGTCGGTCCCGCCGGCCCCACCACCGCCACGCGCATGGACAAGTTCACCCGGCAGATGCTGGAGCAGACCGGCCTGCTGGGCATGGTCGGCAAGTCCGAGCGCGGCGATGCGGCGATCGCCGCGATCCGCGACAACAAGGCGGTGTACCTGATGGCGGTCGGCGGCTCGGCCTACCTGGTGTCCAAGGCGATCAAGGCCAGCAAGGTGCTGGCGTTCGAAGACCTGGGCATGGAGGCGATTTACGAGTTCGAGGTCAAGGACATGCCGGTGACCGTGGCGGTCGATTCCAGCGGCGAGTCGGTGCACAAGACCGGCCCGCGCGAGTGGCAGGCGCGCATCGGCAAGATCCCGGTGGTGGTCGAGGCCTGA
- a CDS encoding glutathione S-transferase family protein, producing MSIVLYGSPSTASFVVHWLLIELQVDFELRMLDFERQEQKSPEYLALNPQGRVPTLVLDGQVLTESVAIAMHLADLYPHAGLAPPPGTHERAAYYRWMLFGAYTLMPAYRDWFYPDEPAGADNAERVRASARAFLEKAWDEVATHLEQGGPYLLGEHCSAADFVLVMLMRWSRNMPRPTDSWPALKALAERMKARPAFHETYRREGITDWA from the coding sequence GTGTCCATCGTGCTTTACGGCTCGCCCAGTACCGCCTCGTTCGTCGTGCACTGGTTGCTGATCGAACTGCAGGTCGATTTCGAACTGCGCATGCTCGATTTCGAGCGCCAGGAGCAGAAAAGCCCCGAGTACCTGGCGCTCAACCCGCAGGGGCGGGTACCGACCCTGGTGCTGGACGGGCAGGTGCTGACCGAATCGGTCGCCATCGCCATGCACCTGGCCGACCTCTATCCGCACGCCGGCCTGGCGCCGCCGCCCGGTACCCATGAGCGCGCGGCCTATTACCGCTGGATGCTGTTCGGCGCCTACACCCTGATGCCGGCCTACCGCGACTGGTTCTATCCCGACGAACCGGCCGGCGCCGACAATGCCGAGCGCGTGCGCGCCAGTGCCCGCGCGTTCCTGGAAAAGGCCTGGGACGAGGTGGCGACCCACCTGGAGCAGGGCGGCCCGTATCTGCTGGGCGAGCACTGCAGCGCCGCCGACTTCGTGCTGGTCATGCTGATGCGCTGGTCGCGCAACATGCCGCGGCCCACCGACAGCTGGCCGGCGCTCAAGGCGCTGGCCGAGCGGATGAAGGCGCGCCCTGCGTTCCACGAGACCTATCGGCGGGAAGGCATTACCGATTGGGCGTGA
- a CDS encoding AbiJ-NTD4 domain-containing protein: MLTDIFAARYATVPLWENFGEAERRLLVQSFRIVYEQVHPYWTHDGKERDGAKATWTGIHDQLTMELGLDELSARGYLRKVNMLGNEQSIWESLPISYVCRNFVCAPYQANVTPDSFIKERLSFIEIAFRDREVTLARLNKELPAKIIQAERDAILPPRRNQIVARGNGSPGDGIRAWNRQQNEVFHNAATELNERFRQAGARLHYHNGFIQISNDEQIRKQIEAPFWALLKDTKWANVDTDFKEAIDRRDSGGRDPGFYAAKALESTIKIISGEKGWTHGGERGAHSYIDNLASVRNGAFIARWEQAALKGFFSDVRNELGHGPGDEPMPELTPQQTDWAIEFCMSSIKSLIKRM, from the coding sequence ATGCTGACCGACATCTTCGCGGCTAGGTATGCCACCGTCCCACTATGGGAAAACTTTGGCGAAGCCGAACGCCGGCTGCTAGTTCAGTCGTTTCGCATTGTTTACGAGCAAGTACACCCATACTGGACCCATGATGGGAAGGAGCGCGACGGCGCCAAGGCTACGTGGACCGGGATACATGACCAGCTGACGATGGAATTAGGTCTCGATGAACTATCGGCACGTGGTTACTTACGCAAGGTCAACATGCTGGGTAACGAGCAGAGCATATGGGAGTCGCTCCCGATTTCCTATGTATGCAGGAACTTTGTTTGCGCACCTTACCAGGCAAATGTCACCCCCGACTCTTTCATCAAAGAGCGCTTGAGCTTCATAGAGATAGCTTTTCGTGACAGGGAAGTAACCCTTGCCCGGCTCAATAAAGAGCTTCCTGCAAAGATCATACAAGCAGAACGCGACGCAATCTTGCCGCCACGCCGTAACCAAATTGTAGCAAGAGGAAACGGTAGTCCTGGCGACGGCATCCGCGCCTGGAACAGGCAACAGAACGAGGTATTCCACAATGCGGCCACAGAATTAAACGAAAGATTCCGTCAGGCCGGTGCTCGCCTACATTACCACAATGGATTCATCCAAATATCGAATGACGAACAGATACGAAAACAAATTGAGGCGCCTTTTTGGGCACTGTTAAAAGATACGAAGTGGGCGAATGTTGACACCGACTTCAAGGAAGCTATAGACAGGCGGGATTCCGGAGGTCGCGATCCTGGCTTCTACGCAGCGAAAGCCCTTGAAAGCACGATAAAAATCATCTCCGGCGAAAAAGGTTGGACACACGGTGGCGAGCGCGGCGCCCATAGCTATATCGACAACCTAGCAAGCGTTCGCAACGGCGCCTTCATTGCACGCTGGGAGCAGGCGGCATTAAAAGGATTTTTCTCAGATGTGCGAAACGAACTCGGTCATGGCCCAGGTGACGAGCCGATGCCTGAGCTCACCCCCCAACAGACGGACTGGGCAATCGAGTTCTGCATGTCATCCATAAAAAGTTTGATCAAACGAATGTAG
- a CDS encoding DUF2946 family protein, with amino-acid sequence MSVLRAPARLRRLMRWPALLAALLLVVAPVASRLLEDASLPVPMCTAAGLQAAADVLPQHAAVHAGHDDASGAQRDHGPAHAACDYCLLAARLLPWLAIVLLLAAVLPPPRAATPLRHRVHAALRWRAHAARGPPLNLQNALLFPVR; translated from the coding sequence GTGTCCGTCCTCCGTGCTCCCGCTCGATTGCGCCGCCTGATGCGCTGGCCCGCCTTGCTGGCCGCGCTGCTGCTGGTGGTCGCGCCGGTGGCTAGTCGCCTGCTGGAGGACGCAAGCCTGCCGGTGCCGATGTGCACGGCGGCCGGATTGCAGGCCGCCGCTGACGTGCTGCCGCAGCACGCTGCCGTCCACGCCGGTCATGACGACGCGTCGGGCGCACAGCGCGACCATGGCCCGGCGCATGCCGCCTGCGATTACTGCCTGCTTGCCGCACGGCTGCTGCCGTGGCTGGCGATCGTCCTGCTGCTGGCAGCGGTGTTGCCGCCGCCAAGGGCCGCGACGCCGCTGCGCCATCGCGTCCATGCCGCCTTGCGCTGGCGCGCGCACGCCGCACGCGGGCCGCCGCTGAATCTCCAGAACGCTCTCCTGTTTCCGGTGCGCTAG